The following nucleotide sequence is from Deltaproteobacteria bacterium.
CATGGAAGTGCGCATTAACGACCGTCTTGTAGCCAGAGGCGAAGTGGTCGTGGTCAATGAAAAATTCGGCGTGCGTCTGACCGACATCATTAGTTCGTCGGAACGGAATGAAATGCCCAAGTAGCTCCGGAGAGGATAGCGACGCAATGGGATCCGAGTATTATTTCGAACTGATCAAAATGGTTACCGCACTGGTTTTGGTGCTCGGTGTCATGTATCTGGCGTTCTTTGTAGCCAAGAAGACTATATGGAAAGGATTGGCTACGGGGGCGTCGGGTGTGCCGATTCGGATTCTCGCTCAACGGTCCCTGGGTTCCAGGAAAAGCATCGTGGTGGTGGAGGCGGACGGGCAGCGCATGGTGTTGGGTGTAACGTCGGATCGTATCAATCTTCTGGCGAAAACGGAATCCTCCGCTCCGGAGGGAAGTTCAATGCCGGCTGGACAAGGCGGGCCTCATCAGGGGATTTTTCCTCGCATGCTCGCGGCCTTCGTGAATAGAGGCGAGGGGATCGAAAAGCATGAAAACGTTTAGCACACGCAATCTCATCTGCCTTCTAGTGCTTTCGGTGCTTGTAATAGGTCAAACCATGGGCGGCGGCGAGGCCGAGGCCCAGCTCAAGCTCCCTTCTATCCAGATCGGGTTCGGCGACGCGGACGGACCTGAACAGATATCGTCCGTGTTGCAGATCATGCTTGCGCTTACGGTGCTGACTCTGGCGCCGGCGATTCTGGTGTTGTTCACCAGTTTTACCCGCATCATTGTCGTGTTTTCATTCCTGCGCCAAGCCATGGGAACGCAACAGATGCCGCCGAACCAGATCATGATCGGTCTGGCGCTTTTCTTGAGCTTTTTCATCATGTCGCCGGTGCTGAGTGAGATCAACCAGAAAGCGCTGCAGCCCTATCTGAACGAGGAGATCAACCAAACGGAGGCTCTGAACCGGGCCCAGGAGCCGATCCGCAAGTTCATGCTGGCTCAAACCCGAGAGAAGGATTTGGCCCTGTTCGTCAGTATGGCTCAGAAAGACCGTCCAAAAAATATTTCCGAGGTCTCCACACTCATGATCGTTCCAGCCTTCGCCCTCAGCGAGATTCGTACGGCCTTTCAGA
It contains:
- the fliO gene encoding flagellar biosynthetic protein FliO — encoded protein: MGSEYYFELIKMVTALVLVLGVMYLAFFVAKKTIWKGLATGASGVPIRILAQRSLGSRKSIVVVEADGQRMVLGVTSDRINLLAKTESSAPEGSSMPAGQGGPHQGIFPRMLAAFVNRGEGIEKHENV
- a CDS encoding flagellar type III secretion system pore protein FliP; translated protein: MKTFSTRNLICLLVLSVLVIGQTMGGGEAEAQLKLPSIQIGFGDADGPEQISSVLQIMLALTVLTLAPAILVLFTSFTRIIVVFSFLRQAMGTQQMPPNQIMIGLALFLSFFIMSPVLSEINQKALQPYLNEEINQTEALNRAQEPIRKFMLAQTREKDLALFVSMAQKDRPKNISEVSTLMIVPAFALSEIRTAFQ